A segment of the Erythrobacter sp. F6033 genome:
CAGATTCTCCAACAGCTCCACCGAGCTTTCTCGATCGCTTCACATGGTTCGGCAATCTTAGCATTAGAGGCAAGATCCACGCCGTCTTCGGCACCTTTTTCGGTGTCTGCTTCGCAATGACGCTAGTGCTGACACTGGGCATGAGCGAGCTTCTTGTCCGGTATCAGGCATCTACTGATGTGAACGCTGGGGTGGTGGCTGCGGTAGAGTTCCGTGGTGCGACCGGAGAGCTACGCTACAACACAGTTAGAACCATTTTCGGCGGAGAAGGCGACGCGTTTCAACGACAAAGCGAAACGTTCGAAGCCGCGCAGCAACAGCTCGGCGAACTTGAAACAATAATCCAGAAGCATGCACCGCAGCTTTCTGGGCGTCTCAATGACACGCGCGCAAACTTGGCTGAATACAACGCAACATTTGTGGCTTTGACCGAGCGGCTTGGTCCGCAAGGGCGCAGCCCCGAAGTGACCGCCCTCGCCTATCAATTGTCCGAACAGGGCGACGATCTCTATTCTCAGGCGGATCGCTTTGCCCAAGACCTTTCGGTGTTCGGTTCGGATATCAAACAGACGGGTCTCGACTACTTTTACACCATGATCGCCATTGTCATCGCGCTTGGTCTGATAGGTGTGCTCATTCTGCTCGCCGGCTTGAACTACCTGTCGGGTGGTTTCTCAAGCACCCTGTCGGAGATCAGCACGGCCATGAAACGGCTTTCCAAGGGAGACCGCAGCTTCGAAATTTCTGGGCGCCAAAGCCAAGACGAGATCGGGGATATGCTTCAATCATTGACCCTGTTCAAACGAGCCAGCCAACAGATGGAGGTCTGGGCCAGCGAGCGCGCAGAGCGAGCGGATGCTGAAATTCGCGCGCAGCTGGATCGCGCGCGCGAGCAAGAGGAAGCCCAAGAGCGCAAAGCCAATCTGTTAGCTGATATCGCAAGGCAGCTTGAACAGTCTGTCGGCGAAATTGTCGATCGGGTCACAACGGCATCGACCGAATTGAATACGACCGCGTCGCAAATGAAGGACGTTGCGGAACATACCAGTCTGCGCACCAATGAACTGTCGCAGGACATGGCGGAGGCCAATGCAGGAGCCACCTCTGCAGCAGCCGCCAGCGACGAATTCGCTCTTTCCATCAACGAAATCAGCCGTCAGGCCACGTCATCCAGCGAACTTGCACGGCTGGCGAGCGATGCGACAGAGGAAGCCGACACAACAATCTCCGCACTGTCAGATTCCGCCGATCAGGTTGGACAGATTGTCGAATTGATTCAGACGATCGCGCAGCGCACCAACCTTCTGGCGCTTAACGCATCTATCGAAGCAGCGCGCGGCGGCGAGGCCGGCCGAGGCTTTGCAGTCGTCGCAAGCGAAGTAAAAGAACTTGCGATGCAAACCAGCCGCGCGACCGAGCAAGTCGCAGATCAGATTCGCGCGATGCAGAACACAACTGGCGCGAGTGTTTCAGCACTGCGATCGATTGCCGACCAAGTCAGAGAGCTTGAAACTTCAGCCGTTTCCATCGCCAGCGCTGTGGATCAGCAATCCGTAGCCGGTCAGGATCTGGCCCGCAGCATCGATCTTGCCGCACGAGGCACAGAGAAAGTTGCAGGTCACGTTGATGATGTAAGGGAGCTTTCGCTTTCAACTGGCACCGCCGCGAGTCAGGTACTGAGCAGCGCGAATGACCTCGAGAAGCAAGCCAGCATCCTTGATCAACAGATCGACGCATTCGTAGCGCAAGTGCGCGAGCGGTAACGTGATCTTTCGCTGAAACCCGTCGCGCCAGGCCGACCAATTTGGAGCGGCTTTCTTAGACCACGGCCGCTCGCGCCATAACAAGGTTTCCCCGTTCGAGAACGTTTGCGTGCAAACGGCGCTCAATCATGCATAACTCATCCAGAACACCTGTTTGGGAGAGCATTATGCGTTTCGCGGTCATGTCCACTTTCGCCGCTATTGGGTTAGCGGCGACGCCGATTGCGGCGGAAGAGCAAAAGCCGGTCGAGGAGCAAATCGGTTCAGGCGGACGACCGGTCGGTGCGAATTGGTCACGCAGTCCGGTGATTGCCCCCAATGGTATGGCTGCCACTGCGCATCCACTGGCAACCCAGATCGCACTTGATATCCTCAAAGACGGCGGCACCGCTGTCGATGCCGCTATTGCTGCAAACGCCGCATTGGGTTTGATGGAACCGACCGGCAACGGGATCGGCGGCGATCTCTATGCGATCATCTACGATCCAAAGACCGACCAGCTTTATGGCATCAATGGTTCTGGCCGCTCTCCCAAGGGACAAACGCTCGACGATCTTCTCGCCAAGCTGGGCGACCGGACCTCCCTTCCCCCGGTTGGCCCGTTACCGGTAACAATACCGGGCACGGTCGATGCGTGGTTTGCGATGCATGAAAGGTTTGGCAGGTTGCCGATGAACGATGTCCTCGCGCCGACTGTCTCTTACGCGCGCGAAGGGCATCCGGTGGCGCCTGTCATCGCCATGTATCTGGAACGCAGCCGTGCCGCTTACAATGCACGTCTCCAGAGCTACGACTTTGAATTCGACAATGCCCGCGCGACCTATTTTGAAGGCGATCGCGCTCCCGCAGTTGGCGAAGTGTTCAAGAACCCAGATTTGGCGCAAACACTGGAAACGATTGGCCGGGACGGACGCGACGCTTTTTACAAGGGTGACCTAGCCAAGATCATGGTGGATTATCTCCAACGTCAGGGCTCTGCCTATACCTTGGACGATTTCGCCTCGCATTCAAGCGACTGGGTAGAGCCCGCCTGCGCTGAATATCGCGATGGGTTTGAGCTGTGCGAACTTCCGCCGAACGGGCAAGGCTTTGCCGCGCTGCAAATGGTCAACATCCTGAAGAACGTTGATCTGCGCCAATGGGAACGCGGCAGCCCTGAGGTGATCCATTACATCACCGAAGCAAAGCGGTTGGCCTATGCCGATGTCGCGCGTTTCTATGCCGACACGGATTTCTTCGGATTTCCAATGGATTTGCTGAGTGAGGAATATGGCCGGGAACGCTTCGCACTGATCGATCCCAAACGGGCCACAACCGAATTCGGCCCGGGCGAGCCAAAGCTGGAAGGCGAAGGCGACACGACATACCTCACCGTAACAGACAAAGACGGCATGATGGTCAGCCTGATCCAGTCCAACTATCGCGGCATGGGCGGCGGGCTTGTGCCCGATGGCCTCGGCTTCATGTTTCAGGATCGCGGTGAACTCTTCAGCCTAGATCCGAATCATCCCAACGCATACGCCCCGAGCAAGCGCCCGTTTCACACGATCATCCCTGCCTTTGTAAAGAAGGATGGCAAGCCATATATGACGTTAGGTCTGATGGGCGGCGGGATGCAGCCACAGGGGCACATCCAAGTGCTGGTCAATATTGTCGACTACGGCATGAATATCCAAGAAGCTGGCGATGCCGCACGGATAAACCACGATGGTGGCAGACAACCGACCGAGGCCTTGGGCGGCCCTGCGTCCGACCCTCTCGGCACATTGAATGTCGAACCGGGTATACCCGCCGCGACGGTCGAGCAATTGCGCGCAATGGGTCACAATGTCCGCGTGGTCAGCAATGGCATTATGTTCGGCGGGTATCAGGCGATTGCCCGCAATCCCGAAACCGGGGTCCTTTCAGGCGCAACAGAAATGCGCAAAGACGGGCAGGCCGCCGGATATTGAACCTCATCACAACGCGACACAACAAGACCTCAACGAACGAAGGTGCCTCCCCATGCGACATTTCTGGTTTCCTGCTCTCCTAGTCTCCGGATTGGCTTCCGCAGCGGCGGCTGAAAATGAACCTCGCCTCTTTTCAGCGGAGGATGTCTTCGAACTGGAATGGGCGGATGAGCCGCAGGTTTCACCTGATGGTCAGCGGGCGGTCTATATCCGCCGCTCGAACGACATTATGGCTGACCGGACGGTGTCGCAGGTCTGGCTCGTCAATCTCGACGGGACGCTGCATGAGCCACTGTTGGCCGATGGGAATTCGTACCGTTCGCCGCGCTGGTCACCGGACGGCAATCGGCTCGCTTATATAGGCCGAGTAGATGGGCGATCTGCACTGCACGTCCACTATTTGCAATCGGGCAGAACCGCGCTGATCGGCTCGTTCGAAGAATCTCCGAGCGGCCTCACTTGGTCACCCGACGGTCAATCGCTCGCCTTCTCGATGGCGGTCGAGGCAAAAGGGGAGCAGCTTGTTTCGAAGCCCAAAAAGCCCAAGGGCGCGAAATGGGCGGAGCCCCCGGTTGTTATCGACCGCGCCCGCTACCGAACCAACGGCTCGGGCTTTCTCGACCTCGCTTACAATCATGTGTTTGTTATTCCATCTGAAGGCGGCTCAGCGCGCCAGCTGACATCAGGCGATTTCAATCATGGCGGTTCACTCTCCTTCTCACCAGACGGGACCGAAATCCTGTTTTCCGCCAATCGCAACGCCGATTGGGAGCTGCAATCCAGAGAATCCGATGTCTTCGCCGTGAATGTCGAGACTGCCGCGCTTAGGCAGCTTACGAAAACGCCTGGCACAGAAACGAGCCCTACAGTCTCACCAGATGGCAAACGGGTGGCGTATCTAGGCACAGGCAATGAACGCGAGCCGTTCCTTCCAACCAATGTGTTTGTGATGGACCGCAATGGCAATGGAGTTCGCAACCTTACCGAAGGTCTGGACCGACGGGCCGGTGACATCGATTGGCTTTCAAATAACGAGATCACTTTCTCGTTCCAGAACCGCGGGTTGAACAATATCGGCGCGGTAAACCTCAGCGGTCAGCGAAGGACTGTTGTCGAAGGTATCGGGGGCACCTCCATCGGCAGACCGTATGTCAGTGGCACCTACGACGCGGGCCGAACTGGCGCGGTGGTCTACACCAAAGGTAGCGCGCACCGCCCCGCAGACCTGTATTCATTCAAGAACGGGCGGACACAGCGGCTCACCTCGCTTAACGAGGATCTATTGGCGCACCGGGACCTCGGTGAAGTCAGTTCGTTCACCTACGCGTCGTCGCTGGACGGACTTGAAGTGCAAGGTTGGATGATCACCCCTCCGGGTTATGAAGAGGGCAATACCTATCCGCTCATCATCGAAATTCATGGCGGTCCACACCTCGCTTATGGTCCGCATTTCTCGGGTGAACTTCAACGCATGGCGGCGGCTGGCTATGTCGTAATTTACGACAACCATCGCGGCTCAATCGGTTATGGCAGCGAATTCGCCAACCTCCTGAAATACAAGTATTCCAGCCCGGATGACTTCGCCGATCATATGTCGGCGGTTGATTGGGCGATCGACAATGGGTTTGCCGATCCGAAAAACCTGTTCATTGCTGGGGGCTCGGCGGGCGGCATTGCAACAGCCTATGCCGTCGGCTTGACCGATCGCTTCAATGCAGCTGTCGCCGCCAAGCCGGTGATCAACTGGGTCTCGAAAGTCCTCACCGCTGACAGCTATATCGGCCAGATTGCCAATCAGTTTCCCGGTCCGCCATGGGAGCATCTGGAGCATTATTGGCAGCGTTCACCGCTATCATTGGTCGGCAACGTCAAAACACCGACGATGCTGATCACAGGCGAAGTTGATTATCGCACACCGATCTCGGAAACCGAGCAATTCTATCAGGCGCTCCAGCTGCTACGCGTGCCCAGCGCGATGATCAGGATTCCTGGCTCCAATCATGGCATCGCCAGTCGCCCGTCGCGATTGAATGCCAAGACAGACTACACCCTCGCTTGGTTTGAAAAGTACAAAGCAGAAGCGGGCGATAGCGAGGAGCAGTAATCTCGGCCGCGCAACCTCTGCATCAAAAAAAGCTCTCACAGTTCTGCGATACTGCTAGAAGACGCCAGAATTGATACACTCGCTCACGGAGCCGCTATGAAAGCCTTGCCAAATACGAGCCGCCGCCAGTTTCTGGCCTCAACCGGATCAGCGTTCGCCGCGCTTCTCGCGAGTGGATGTATGACACGCGGTGCTGCGCTCGCCCCGCAGGGCATATCGACATCAGGTTACGGCCCGCTGCAGCCCGATCCGTCCGGCATGCTGGATCTTCCCGAAGGCTTTTCCTATCGCGTTCTATCCAGCCTTGGCGACGCGATGAGCGATGGTGGAACGGTCCCTGACAAAGCAGATGGTATGGGCTGTCTCGACATTGGTAATGGCGAAATCGTGCTGGTGCGTAACCACGAACTGATACCGAGCGATGATGCCGGCGGTCCAATCGCGAAAGGGTTTGGAACGCATAACGGGAAAATTGTTCCGGGCGGCACAACCAACATTGTGCTCGACGCTGCGACCTTGGAGGTCAAACGACAATTCAGGACATTGGGCGGGACCATCCGCAATTGTTCCGGCGGCGTTACCCCATGGGGAAGCTGGATCACATGTGAGGAGGCACCCACCGGCCCGGGCCAGCGTTATGGTGATGGATTGGCCGTCAATCACGGTTGGGCCTTTGAAATCCCCGGCAATGCCACCGGTCTGGTTGATCCGGAGCCGCTACGCGCAATGGGCCGGTTCAACCACGAAGCTGCCTGTGTCGATCCCGAAACAGGCTATGTCTATCAGACCGAAGACCGTGACAACGGCGTGCTGTATCGGTTCCTGCCCAAAACGCCCAGTAAGCTATCAGACGGCGGGCGTCTGCAAGCCATGGTTATTGAAGGCCTTACCGATACCCGCAATTGGAACGGTGCAGTCATGCCGGTACGCCAGACATTCAATGTCCAATGGGTTGATCTGGATAATGTCGAGGCTCCTGAAGACGATTTACGTAGCCGCGCCGCTGGGCAAGGCGCCGCACTGATTGCGCGGGGCGAAGGCCTCCATATGGGAAAGAACGACTTCTATTTCTGCTCCACCAGTGGCGGAGCGGCCAATCTCGGCCAGATATTCCGGTTCATTCCTGGCCGCGGAACGGCAACGGATCAGGTTGAACTGTTCTTCGAAAGCGAAAGCAAGGAGCAGTTCGATTACGGTGACAATCTGTGCGTTGCACCGAACGGCCACCTGCTTGTGTGCGAAGACCAATACACCGATGTCGTCGACAACCACATTCGCGGCATCACCCCTGATGGCAGGCCCTATGACTTTGCACGCCTTAGAATGCAGACCGAATTGGCCGGGGGGTGTTTCTCTCCCGATGGCAAATGGTTCTTTGTAAACGCATATGCGCCGACACGAACATTGGCGATCAAGGGCCCTTGGGCATAGCGCTTTAAAGGCCTCTTAGGCTGGCGGAGGGCTACCGGTTGCGAATTGCGTGAGCGGAGAGGGTGCGATCTATGATATATTGGTTGACATAGCGCAGGCCTGATGGCTATCCGCGCGCTCCTTCTGAACGTTCGTACGAATGTACCGAACGTCGATGGGCCCAGATGGCGGAATTGGTAGACGCGCATGCTTCAGGTGCATGTATTCGCAAGGATGTGGAGGTTCGAGTCCTCTTCTGGGCACCATTTTCACATTCACCGCTGATCGTGAATGCCCAATAAAATGCTGAAAGATATAGAAAAATAGAAACGTGATTGTTCGCGGCTGACCGTTGTTGTTCGCGTGTTGATGCCCCCAATGGGGGTCGATTTGGGGGTCAATTGGGGGCATCACATTCTCACGAGGTCGGCGCGTTCGCGTGTTTAATTGCATCGAGCTCGTTGGACCACCACTGCATCATTTCGACACGCTCTTCCCAGTAAGCTGTGCGGTTATAAGCAGCGCGCACAGCATTGCTGTCCTGGTGGGCGAGGCTGCGTTCGATGGCGTCGGGGTTCCACTTGTTGCTTTCATTCAACAGGGAGCTGGCAGTCGTGCGAAAGCCATGTGCAGTCATCCTTC
Coding sequences within it:
- a CDS encoding alkaline phosphatase PhoX, with product MKALPNTSRRQFLASTGSAFAALLASGCMTRGAALAPQGISTSGYGPLQPDPSGMLDLPEGFSYRVLSSLGDAMSDGGTVPDKADGMGCLDIGNGEIVLVRNHELIPSDDAGGPIAKGFGTHNGKIVPGGTTNIVLDAATLEVKRQFRTLGGTIRNCSGGVTPWGSWITCEEAPTGPGQRYGDGLAVNHGWAFEIPGNATGLVDPEPLRAMGRFNHEAACVDPETGYVYQTEDRDNGVLYRFLPKTPSKLSDGGRLQAMVIEGLTDTRNWNGAVMPVRQTFNVQWVDLDNVEAPEDDLRSRAAGQGAALIARGEGLHMGKNDFYFCSTSGGAANLGQIFRFIPGRGTATDQVELFFESESKEQFDYGDNLCVAPNGHLLVCEDQYTDVVDNHIRGITPDGRPYDFARLRMQTELAGGCFSPDGKWFFVNAYAPTRTLAIKGPWA
- a CDS encoding S9 family peptidase, giving the protein MRHFWFPALLVSGLASAAAAENEPRLFSAEDVFELEWADEPQVSPDGQRAVYIRRSNDIMADRTVSQVWLVNLDGTLHEPLLADGNSYRSPRWSPDGNRLAYIGRVDGRSALHVHYLQSGRTALIGSFEESPSGLTWSPDGQSLAFSMAVEAKGEQLVSKPKKPKGAKWAEPPVVIDRARYRTNGSGFLDLAYNHVFVIPSEGGSARQLTSGDFNHGGSLSFSPDGTEILFSANRNADWELQSRESDVFAVNVETAALRQLTKTPGTETSPTVSPDGKRVAYLGTGNEREPFLPTNVFVMDRNGNGVRNLTEGLDRRAGDIDWLSNNEITFSFQNRGLNNIGAVNLSGQRRTVVEGIGGTSIGRPYVSGTYDAGRTGAVVYTKGSAHRPADLYSFKNGRTQRLTSLNEDLLAHRDLGEVSSFTYASSLDGLEVQGWMITPPGYEEGNTYPLIIEIHGGPHLAYGPHFSGELQRMAAAGYVVIYDNHRGSIGYGSEFANLLKYKYSSPDDFADHMSAVDWAIDNGFADPKNLFIAGGSAGGIATAYAVGLTDRFNAAVAAKPVINWVSKVLTADSYIGQIANQFPGPPWEHLEHYWQRSPLSLVGNVKTPTMLITGEVDYRTPISETEQFYQALQLLRVPSAMIRIPGSNHGIASRPSRLNAKTDYTLAWFEKYKAEAGDSEEQ
- a CDS encoding methyl-accepting chemotaxis protein, coding for MNMISNRDQREEFAVPDYVTELEADFKAEGGHADSPTAPPSFLDRFTWFGNLSIRGKIHAVFGTFFGVCFAMTLVLTLGMSELLVRYQASTDVNAGVVAAVEFRGATGELRYNTVRTIFGGEGDAFQRQSETFEAAQQQLGELETIIQKHAPQLSGRLNDTRANLAEYNATFVALTERLGPQGRSPEVTALAYQLSEQGDDLYSQADRFAQDLSVFGSDIKQTGLDYFYTMIAIVIALGLIGVLILLAGLNYLSGGFSSTLSEISTAMKRLSKGDRSFEISGRQSQDEIGDMLQSLTLFKRASQQMEVWASERAERADAEIRAQLDRAREQEEAQERKANLLADIARQLEQSVGEIVDRVTTASTELNTTASQMKDVAEHTSLRTNELSQDMAEANAGATSAAAASDEFALSINEISRQATSSSELARLASDATEEADTTISALSDSADQVGQIVELIQTIAQRTNLLALNASIEAARGGEAGRGFAVVASEVKELAMQTSRATEQVADQIRAMQNTTGASVSALRSIADQVRELETSAVSIASAVDQQSVAGQDLARSIDLAARGTEKVAGHVDDVRELSLSTGTAASQVLSSANDLEKQASILDQQIDAFVAQVRER
- the ggt gene encoding gamma-glutamyltransferase; this encodes MRFAVMSTFAAIGLAATPIAAEEQKPVEEQIGSGGRPVGANWSRSPVIAPNGMAATAHPLATQIALDILKDGGTAVDAAIAANAALGLMEPTGNGIGGDLYAIIYDPKTDQLYGINGSGRSPKGQTLDDLLAKLGDRTSLPPVGPLPVTIPGTVDAWFAMHERFGRLPMNDVLAPTVSYAREGHPVAPVIAMYLERSRAAYNARLQSYDFEFDNARATYFEGDRAPAVGEVFKNPDLAQTLETIGRDGRDAFYKGDLAKIMVDYLQRQGSAYTLDDFASHSSDWVEPACAEYRDGFELCELPPNGQGFAALQMVNILKNVDLRQWERGSPEVIHYITEAKRLAYADVARFYADTDFFGFPMDLLSEEYGRERFALIDPKRATTEFGPGEPKLEGEGDTTYLTVTDKDGMMVSLIQSNYRGMGGGLVPDGLGFMFQDRGELFSLDPNHPNAYAPSKRPFHTIIPAFVKKDGKPYMTLGLMGGGMQPQGHIQVLVNIVDYGMNIQEAGDAARINHDGGRQPTEALGGPASDPLGTLNVEPGIPAATVEQLRAMGHNVRVVSNGIMFGGYQAIARNPETGVLSGATEMRKDGQAAGY